From the Cohaesibacter sp. ES.047 genome, the window ATTTTGTCCCTTCAGCCAGAGCTGGTACCACGCCTATGCTGGAGATGTCCTCCATCATGAAGGCCCCTTCAGGAGCGTCCCCTTCGATCAGTTCAGCCTGTGATGTGATTGAAATCTGGGCGAGATCGACATCTTTCATGGCTTCGATGATCGAAGCATCAGACACATAGACTTTGGGAGCTGCTTCCAGTGAGGAGCCGATCCGCTTTTCCTTGCGTTCAACTTCGAGCGCGCCCGTGACCACGCGGCGCAGGGTTCTCACCTTGCTCCATTTGGCTGCCAGGGCATCATTCTGCCACTCCGAGGGCACCTCGGGGAACTGGCGGAAATGGACCGAATCGCTTTCCGACGGGAATCGATTGAGCCAGGTTTCTTCCATGGTGAACGGAAGGATCGGCGCCAGCCATGCCGTCAGGTGCATGAACAGCTCATGGATGACATAGAGCGCTGCCTTGCGGCGGGCAGAGCTCGGAGCATCACAATAGAGCGCATCCTTGCGCACATCGAAGTAGAAGGCGGACAGCTCGATACCCATGAAATAATTGAGCTCGTGCATCACACGCTTGAAGTCGAACCCGTCGTAGGCCTCGTTGACCATCTTGTCGAGTTCGAAGATGCGGTGGAGCATCAGGCGTTCGAGCTCCGGCATATCCGAGACAGACACCACGTTGCCATCATAATGCGCAAGCGAGCCCAACATCCAGCGGATTGTGTTGCGCATCTTGCGATAGGCATCGGCGTTGGTCTTGAGGATTTCCTGCCCGATGCGCTGATCATCGGTATAGTCGCTGGTTGCCACCCACAGACGCAGGATATCGGCACCATACTGATTGATGATATCCTGCGGTGCGATCGTATTGCCAAGGGACTTGGACATTTTCCGGCCGTCCTCGTCCATGGTGAAGCCATGGGTGAGAACTGCATTATAAGGAGCGCGACCGCGCGTGCCACAGCTTTCCAGCAGTGACGAATGGAACCAGCCGCGATGCTGGTCGGAGCCTTCCATGTAGAGGTCGGCAGGCCATTTCAGATCGTCGCGCTGCTCCAGACAGAAGGCATGGGTTGACCCTGAGTCGAACCAGACGTCGAGAATGTCAAAGACCTGTTCCCATTCTTCGGGATCATAGTCGCCAGCCAGAAACCGCTCTTTGGCCCCTTCAGCGAACCACGCATCAGCCCCTTCTTCGTAGAAGGTGTCGAAGATGCGCGCGTTGACCGCGTCATCTTGCAGAACGGCGGTTGGGTCATCCTTCTTGACGAAGATCGTGATCGGAACACCCCAGGCACGCTGACGCGAGATCACCCAGTCCGGGCGCGTTTCGATCATCGAACGCAGACGGGTCTGACCGGATACCGGAACGAAGCGCGTCGCATCGATGGCTTTGAGCGCCCGCTTGCGCAGAGTATCGCCTTCACCGTCGATGCCGCGATCCATGGCGATGAACCATTGCGGCGTGTTGCGGAAAATGAGAGGAGCTTTGGAGCGCCAGCTGTGCGGATAGCTGTGCTTGACCTTGCCGCGCGCCAAGAGTGCGCCGACTTCGACCAGCTTGTCGATAACGACTCCGTTGGTGGTGCCTTCGCCGCCCTTGCGGTTGAGGATATAGTGACCCTGAAACAGGGGCACATGGGGGAAATAGGCCCCATCTTCCATCACGGTATGCGGGATATCCGGTGTGCCGCATTCGGCGAAACGCTCGCGATTGGCAACAAAGACCTCATAGTCTTCCGCGCCATGGCCCGGAGCGGTGTGCACAAAGCCGGTACCGGCATCTTCTGTCACATGATCGCCGGGCAGCATCGGCACATCATAGTCATAGTAACCATCAGTGCCGTCTTGTCCGGCAAACGGATGGGTGCATTCTGAGATCTGGGACGGATCGACATCGAACTTGCGCTCATAGCCATCAACGCGCGCAGCCTTGAAGATATCAGCAGCCAGTGTGTCAGCCACGATCAGCTTGTCGCCGACCTTGCCCCAGTTGTCGTCTGCAGCCTCGGTGATTTCATAAAGGCCATAGCTGATGGACGGGCCGAAACAGATGGCGCGGTTGCCCGGGATGGTCCACGGGGTGGTGGTCCAGATCACCACATCTGCATCAAGCAGGGCGTCGAGCTTGTCGTCGTCGACCGTTCCATGCACACCGGAGACAGGGAAGCGCACCCAGATGGTGAAAGAGGTGTGGTCCTGATATTCGACTTCGGCCTCGGCCAGAGCGGTTTTCTCAACCACCGACCACATGACCGGCTTGGAGCCCTGGAAGAGCTGGCCGGACATGGCGAATTTCATCAACTCGCCGGCGATACGGGCTTCCGCGTCAAAGCTCATGGTTTTGTATGGCTTGACGAAATCGCCGATCACGCCAAGGCGCTTGAATTCCTCGGACTGGATCGAAACCCATTCGGACGCAAAGTCACGGCATTCCTGACGGAATTCATTGACCGGAATGGCATCCTTGTTCTTGCCCTTCTTGCGGTACTTCTCCTCGATCTTCCACTCGATGGGCAGACCGTGGCAGTCCCAGCCGGGGACATAGTTGGAATCATATCCACGCATCTGGAACGAGCGGGTGATGATGTCCTTGATGGTCTTGTTGAGCGCGTGGCCGATATGCAGATGGCCATTGGCATAGGGGGGGCCGTCATGAAGAACATATTTCTCGCGCCCGCGGGAGCTGTCGCGCAAGGCTTTATAGAGATCCATCTCTTCCCAGCGCTGCAGGATTTTGGGCTCATTCTTGGGCAGGCCCGCCCGCATGGGATAGTCCGTCTGCGGCAGGTAGAGAGTTTTGGAATAGTCGCGTGCTTCGGTCATGTTTATCACTTATCGGACATTGATGTCACTGGCAGCAGGCCCGAACAGGCCCCCTTGTCTTCGGGGGCCGGTTTCTCGTGGGAGAACCGATTTCCGGCTCCCCAGCTCGGGACGAGAAGACTGCTGCCCGACGCTGTCATTTGTTAAGTCTGTGGGATGGGGCACGCTGGCAGATCACATATGCCAGGCCCTTGTCTTTTCCCGGTCCCTCGTGGGCGCCTATGCGCCGGTCACACGAAGGCCGGGCCAGTAATTCGGATCGCTCGCCAACCGATGTCTATCGAAGCGGGCAGCGCCGGATGTTGTTTCAGTCGCTGCAAAAGGGCACATTTCATTTGGATTATCGTGCGGTCCGCACGTCTCGTCAGCATATCATCTGCTTTGTATTACGCGCGCGACCATAATTGAACCGGCAAGCCAGCACAAGCCCCCAAGACTCTGCCAAACCAAAGACTCTGCCAAATCAAAGACGCCGAACCAACTCAACCCTGTCCCGCTAATCCCCGCTCGCCGATCCCGTGCAAGGCTCTTGCCATCATTCTCATCCAGAACAGGCAAGGAAACGGCAAAGCCATGATCAAAAGCGTCCCATCCAATCCATTCAGCATCAAGAGCCATCGACTGTATGAAGACGATCTTCCGGTCCGCTTCCTGCGCTCTCCACACCAGTCCGGTGATTTTGCACCCCGCGGCATCATCCTGCATGACACCGCCGGACGGCTGGAAAAGGGAAGCGCCGTGGACTGGTTCCTCCAGCCTGAAGCGCGAGCTTCGGCTCACATCACTGTTGAACGGGACGGATCGGTGACGCAGCAGGTGGGGTTTGACCGTCGGGCGTGGCACGCGGGAAAAAGCAGCTATCGCGGCGAGCAAAACGTCAATGCCTTCGCTTTTGGTATCGAAATGGTCAATCTGGGAAAATGCGTCAAGCTCAGGGACAACAGCCTGCAACCCTGGTTCAAGGCCAGCTACCGCGATGGCGTGAATGGTTTGAGTTTTGCCCATGTCGCCACCCGGTACCATGGCAAGGGGTGGTGGCTCGACTATACAGAGGCGCAGATTCTCACTGTGACAGCCCTGTGCTCCACGCTGGCCGAGAAGTATGATCTGACCTTTCTGGCCGGGCATTTCGAGATCTCACCGGGGCGCAAGACCGACCCCAATCCGCTCTTTCCATTGCAAGGGTTGCGCGCCCATCTCTTCGGTGAAGGGGATGCCGCCGATGCCCCGGTCCTACTGGCTGAGGCCAACCTGCGCCGTTGGCCTTCCTATCATGACAATATCATCATGGTTCTGGACAAGGGAGAACCGGTTCAGGTGATAAGAGAAGGCCGGTTCAATACGCTTGGGCATTTCGAGCACTGGTATCTGGTCGACACCGGCAATCAACAGGGCTGGGTTCAGGGGGATTTGCTCGCCGTTGACTGATCAGGTGGGGCCCATCATTGGACGCGAGCAATGAGCGGCTAACCCCAGAGCCGCTCTTCCAATTCGGAAAGCGGTTTGGAATGAGACAGGATACCGCGGGCTTGCGCGCTGTCCTGATCCATTTGCGCGATCAGCCCGTCGAGATTGTCAAAGCGCGCTTCGCCTCTGAGATAGCCATAAAGAGCCACACGCACTTCCTCGCCGTAAAGGTCTTCATTGAAGTCAAAAATATGCACTTCGAAGACCCGCGGCCCATTGTCGAACATGGGACGGCGGCCAAAGCTCGCCACGCCATTGTGAAGCGATCCATCCTGACGAACCAGCTTGACGGCATACACCCCTTCACACAGGCGACTGTTGAGCGGCAGCTTCATGTTGGCGGTGGGATAACCCAGCTTGCGACCATTTTTCTCCCCGTGCACCACGGTCCCGGTCAGAAAATGGCGATAGCCCAGAAGCTGGTTGGCCGGATTGAGGGCGCCATCTTCCAGAGCCTGCCGAATACGGGTCGAGGACACCGCGTCACCGGACCGGTCGGCCCGCATATCGACAATGGTTACACCGAAGCCTCTGGCCAGTCCCTGAGCACGCAGGTAATCCGGCGTGCCAGCGCGGTCCTTGCCGAAATGAAAGTCATAGCCGGAGATCACATTGTGCGCGCCGAAGGCCCCAAGCAGCATGTCCTCGATGAACCGATCCGGAGACTGGCTGGAAAACTCCGGTGTAAAGGCTAGCGAGACCATGGCATCAAGGCCGATCGCTCTGGCGATATGGGCTTTTTCCGCATGCGGTGTCAGCCGGAATACAGGGGCTTCGGGCCGGAAGACCGTGCGAGGATGTGGCTCAAAGGTCAGCATCACCGCTTTGAGACCGGAGGCTCGTGCCTCCTGAACCGCATCTTCCAGAACGGCCTGATGACCGCGATGCATGCCATCGAAATTCCCGATGGCCACGACCGAACCGCGAAGGGACTCGGGAAGCGGCAGCGTTGGCTGATACAATGCGGTAAAGGACGGGGCGATGGCCATCATGGCGGGGCGGACTCCGAAATAGGCGGGTCGAATGATCAACCAGATAGGATGGCTTCATCCTTTGGTCAATACCGGCGCGAAGTTGCCCACTTCGTGCAACAAGGTCAAGGGCCGAGTGATATCTCTGGCGCAATCCATCCACATTCCGCGCCAAATCAGGCAACGACAGCAGCAAATAGGGGGTAGGAGAGGGGATTTGCGGTCAAGTGCCGCAAGACGATGACCAGAAGCTGACTTGACGCCGATCAGGTATGCCCGAGCAGCACCGGTTCGGATCGTCCCGCAAACCATTGCGCCCTCAGATTGCGCCCTCAGGCTGTGTAGCATTCCAGCCACAGCATGAAACAAAAGCCCCTCACATCTATACAGGCCAAGCCAATACCGTTAAGTTGGCGCCTCTCAAATCGCTGAAACCGGTGATCGGAGTATGGCGCCGTGGTATCTTTAAGCCAACAAATCGGCCCCCAATTCTAGGTACCATCGGTTTCTTCTTTCAAAATCTGGCTTAAGCTGTAGGTAGAACCATGTCCGACCGGCCTTTTTCACCGGAAGAGCGGCGCCGCGACGATATCGTCGGGGATTATGTTGTTGCGCAGGACGTGGGTCCCTCGACCCTGAGCTGGTCTGGCGAGACACGAGCCACCTTGTCGCTGGCATGGCCGCTCGTTTTCACGCAACTGGCGCAATTTTCGCTCAACATCACCGATGTCATTATGATGGGCTGGCTTGGGCGTGATTATCTTGCTGCCGGGTCTTTGGCGACAGCGCTGTTTCACCCGCTGCTCCTGTTCGGCATCGGATCCTTGACTGCCGTTGCGCCGATGGCTGCACAGGCAATCGGAGCCAATGAACCAAGGTCCGTGCGCCGCACGGCGCGGCAGGGGATCTGGGTTGCCTTCCTTCTAGCGCTGTTCCTGATGGCCATCGTCTTTCAGGCCGAGACAATCTTTATCATGACCGGACAGTTGCCCTCGCTGTCCGCACTGTCGCAAAGCTATCTGGACTACGCTGCCTTCAGTCTGTTTCCGGCG encodes:
- the ileS gene encoding isoleucine--tRNA ligase, with the protein product MINMTEARDYSKTLYLPQTDYPMRAGLPKNEPKILQRWEEMDLYKALRDSSRGREKYVLHDGPPYANGHLHIGHALNKTIKDIITRSFQMRGYDSNYVPGWDCHGLPIEWKIEEKYRKKGKNKDAIPVNEFRQECRDFASEWVSIQSEEFKRLGVIGDFVKPYKTMSFDAEARIAGELMKFAMSGQLFQGSKPVMWSVVEKTALAEAEVEYQDHTSFTIWVRFPVSGVHGTVDDDKLDALLDADVVIWTTTPWTIPGNRAICFGPSISYGLYEITEAADDNWGKVGDKLIVADTLAADIFKAARVDGYERKFDVDPSQISECTHPFAGQDGTDGYYDYDVPMLPGDHVTEDAGTGFVHTAPGHGAEDYEVFVANRERFAECGTPDIPHTVMEDGAYFPHVPLFQGHYILNRKGGEGTTNGVVIDKLVEVGALLARGKVKHSYPHSWRSKAPLIFRNTPQWFIAMDRGIDGEGDTLRKRALKAIDATRFVPVSGQTRLRSMIETRPDWVISRQRAWGVPITIFVKKDDPTAVLQDDAVNARIFDTFYEEGADAWFAEGAKERFLAGDYDPEEWEQVFDILDVWFDSGSTHAFCLEQRDDLKWPADLYMEGSDQHRGWFHSSLLESCGTRGRAPYNAVLTHGFTMDEDGRKMSKSLGNTIAPQDIINQYGADILRLWVATSDYTDDQRIGQEILKTNADAYRKMRNTIRWMLGSLAHYDGNVVSVSDMPELERLMLHRIFELDKMVNEAYDGFDFKRVMHELNYFMGIELSAFYFDVRKDALYCDAPSSARRKAALYVIHELFMHLTAWLAPILPFTMEETWLNRFPSESDSVHFRQFPEVPSEWQNDALAAKWSKVRTLRRVVTGALEVERKEKRIGSSLEAAPKVYVSDASIIEAMKDVDLAQISITSQAELIEGDAPEGAFMMEDISSIGVVPALAEGTKCQRSWKILPDVGSDPEYPDLSPRDAAAMREIEGA
- a CDS encoding N-acetylmuramoyl-L-alanine amidase → MIKSVPSNPFSIKSHRLYEDDLPVRFLRSPHQSGDFAPRGIILHDTAGRLEKGSAVDWFLQPEARASAHITVERDGSVTQQVGFDRRAWHAGKSSYRGEQNVNAFAFGIEMVNLGKCVKLRDNSLQPWFKASYRDGVNGLSFAHVATRYHGKGWWLDYTEAQILTVTALCSTLAEKYDLTFLAGHFEISPGRKTDPNPLFPLQGLRAHLFGEGDAADAPVLLAEANLRRWPSYHDNIIMVLDKGEPVQVIREGRFNTLGHFEHWYLVDTGNQQGWVQGDLLAVD
- a CDS encoding bifunctional riboflavin kinase/FAD synthetase, with the translated sequence MIIRPAYFGVRPAMMAIAPSFTALYQPTLPLPESLRGSVVAIGNFDGMHRGHQAVLEDAVQEARASGLKAVMLTFEPHPRTVFRPEAPVFRLTPHAEKAHIARAIGLDAMVSLAFTPEFSSQSPDRFIEDMLLGAFGAHNVISGYDFHFGKDRAGTPDYLRAQGLARGFGVTIVDMRADRSGDAVSSTRIRQALEDGALNPANQLLGYRHFLTGTVVHGEKNGRKLGYPTANMKLPLNSRLCEGVYAVKLVRQDGSLHNGVASFGRRPMFDNGPRVFEVHIFDFNEDLYGEEVRVALYGYLRGEARFDNLDGLIAQMDQDSAQARGILSHSKPLSELEERLWG